The sequence GCAAACCGGAGGCCCGCCGATTTACGCGGGCGGCGGGTCGGAAAAGGGGCGCACTATGATTGCCCAAAACTGCGACCACTACCTCATGCACGGCGGCTCGGTGGAGAAGATTGCCGCCGCCATCGAAGACATGCGCGCCCGCCGGGCCGACGCGGGCCACGATCCGGACGACATGCGCTTTGGCATGGCGGCCTACATGATTTGCCGCGACACCGAGGCCGACGCCCGCGCCGAGGTGGAGCGCATCACCACCATCGACCCGGCCGCCGAAGGCTACGACAGCTACGAGGAGTTCATCGCCAACTCGGAGCTCGACAGCGCGGTCGACCTCAAAGATTACTCGGTGTCCAATCGCGGGCTGCGCCCGGACCTGGTAGGCACGCCGGCGCAAATCGAAGAAAAGCTCCGCGCGTATGCCGACGTGGGCCTCGATTTGGTGCTGGTGCAGTGCAGCCCCATGCTGGAAGAGGTGCAGCGCATCGGGCGCGACGTCATCCCGCGGCTCCAGCAGGCGGCGCCCGCCAGTTAACGGGCGCCCGCTTAGGGCCTGCGGCATGATGAAATCGCACACCTGCTGGGCGTTAGTAGGCCTTCGCAAACAGCACGCGGCCCTCGGATGGCTTGCCCGTGACCATGTCGGTGCCCGGCGTCTCATCACGGTCGAACGGGATGCAGCGAATGGTCGCCCCCGTCTCGTCCTGAATGCGGGCCTCGGTTTCGGGCGTGCCATCCCACGGCGCCCACACAAAACCGCCCTCGTCTTCAATAACCGCCTGGAACGTCTCGTAGTCGTCCACGGTCGTCGTCTGCTCCGCCTGCCGCTCCCGCGCGTCGGCCAGCAGATCGTCCTGGATCGTCTCCAGGAGATCCTTGATGCGCTGCGCCAGGCCGTCCTGCGGCACAATGTCTTTCGTGCGCGTATCGCGGCGGGCCAGCTCCACGTTGTTGTTTTCCAGGTCGCGCGGCCCAATTCCTAGCCGCACCGGCACGCCCTGCAGCTCGTATTCGGCAAACTTCCACCCCGGCTTCTGGGCATCGCTGGCATCCAGCTTTACGGAAATGCCCGCGTCGGAGAGCTCCTGCTCGATGCGCTCACAAGCCTCCAGCACCTTCGCGCGCTGCGCGTCGTTGAAGTAGATAGGCACGATCACGACTTGACGCGGCGCAAGCTTCGGCGGTAGCACGAGGCCCTGGTCGTCGGAGTGCGTCATGATGAGCCCGCCGATCAGCCGGGTAGAGACGCCCCACGACGTGGCCCACACATATTCCTGCTCGTTGTTTTCGTTGGTGAACGTGCAGTCGAACGCCCTGGCAAAGTTTTGCCCCAGGAAGTGACTGGTGCCGGCCTGCAGCGCCTTGCCGTCTTGCATGAGCGCCTCGATGCACAGCGTATCCACGGCCCCAGGAAAGCGCTCGCTCTCCGTCTTGTGCCCGCGGATCACCGGCATCGCCATGTACTCTTCGGCAAACGTGGCATACACATCGAGCATGCGTTCGGCCTCTTCCACCGCCTCCTCGCGGGTGGCGTGCGCGGTGTGGCCCTCCTGCCAGAGAAACTCGGCCGTGCGCAAGAACAGACG comes from Salisaeta longa DSM 21114 and encodes:
- a CDS encoding LLM class flavin-dependent oxidoreductase, producing the protein MDLGIWLPIFGGWLRNVPDEAMEPTFAYNRRVAEAADAAGFSTMLIAELNLNDIKGIDAPSLECWTTAAALAPLTQRIRIMAALRPGFRQPAVVAKMAANIDRMSGGRFEINLVSGWWEEEMKMYAGQWLGHDTRYQRSSEFLEIMKGGWTRDGFSLDGEFYTTEGLVLEPKPVQTGGPPIYAGGGSEKGRTMIAQNCDHYLMHGGSVEKIAAAIEDMRARRADAGHDPDDMRFGMAAYMICRDTEADARAEVERITTIDPAAEGYDSYEEFIANSELDSAVDLKDYSVSNRGLRPDLVGTPAQIEEKLRAYADVGLDLVLVQCSPMLEEVQRIGRDVIPRLQQAAPAS
- the proS gene encoding proline--tRNA ligase encodes the protein MANAVTPRADDYSQWYNDVVRKGKLADNSPARGCMIIRPNGMALWENMRDALDGMFKDTGHENFYFPIFIPERFMAREAEHVEGFAKECAVVTHSRLTTDDDGNLIPDPASKLGENYIVRPTSETIIWDTYGDWIQSYRDLPLLYNQWANVVRWEMRPRLFLRTAEFLWQEGHTAHATREEAVEEAERMLDVYATFAEEYMAMPVIRGHKTESERFPGAVDTLCIEALMQDGKALQAGTSHFLGQNFARAFDCTFTNENNEQEYVWATSWGVSTRLIGGLIMTHSDDQGLVLPPKLAPRQVVIVPIYFNDAQRAKVLEACERIEQELSDAGISVKLDASDAQKPGWKFAEYELQGVPVRLGIGPRDLENNNVELARRDTRTKDIVPQDGLAQRIKDLLETIQDDLLADARERQAEQTTTVDDYETFQAVIEDEGGFVWAPWDGTPETEARIQDETGATIRCIPFDRDETPGTDMVTGKPSEGRVLFAKAY